One part of the Pseudodesulfovibrio sp. S3 genome encodes these proteins:
- a CDS encoding YkgJ family cysteine cluster protein, translated as MHDDETKEFLDSLPELEEGKTYCFKCYPGIQCFNACCSDLDMILTPYDVLRMRSALGTDSIDFLRVYTTGHRAPETNFPVFKFKMTDSAARTCAFVTDQGCRIYEDRPGACRMYPLGRATKPDGKGGVSEQFFIVKEDHCRGFLEKEEWTGASWKQDQGFHEYTASNDRYMHILSRVREGGHAVSDKMSHMATLALYKVDEFQRFIEKMRLFERVDVDEKRQKAILSDEFVCLSFAMDWFELMLFHDTTKLKPKNVPTRTPCGK; from the coding sequence ATGCACGATGACGAAACCAAGGAATTCCTCGACTCCCTGCCGGAGTTGGAGGAAGGCAAGACATATTGTTTCAAATGTTACCCCGGAATCCAGTGCTTCAACGCCTGCTGTTCCGATCTGGACATGATCCTGACACCCTACGACGTCCTGCGTATGCGCAGCGCCCTGGGCACCGACAGCATTGATTTCCTGCGGGTATACACCACCGGACACCGTGCGCCCGAGACCAATTTTCCGGTGTTCAAGTTCAAGATGACGGACAGCGCTGCACGGACCTGCGCTTTTGTGACCGACCAGGGCTGCCGCATCTATGAGGACCGGCCCGGAGCCTGCCGCATGTATCCCCTTGGCCGGGCAACGAAACCCGACGGCAAGGGCGGCGTCAGTGAACAGTTCTTCATCGTCAAGGAAGATCATTGTCGGGGATTCCTGGAAAAAGAAGAATGGACCGGCGCATCCTGGAAGCAGGATCAGGGGTTCCATGAATATACGGCCAGCAACGACCGGTACATGCACATCCTTTCCCGTGTCAGGGAAGGCGGTCATGCCGTGTCCGACAAGATGAGCCACATGGCCACCCTGGCCCTGTACAAGGTCGACGAGTTCCAGCGGTTCATAGAGAAAATGCGCCTGTTCGAGCGCGTGGATGTGGACGAGAAGCGGCAGAAAGCGATACTCAGTGATGAATTCGTCTGTCTGTCCTTTGCCATGGACTGGTTCGAGCTGATGCTGTTCCACGACACCACCAAGCTCAAGCCGAAAAATGTCCCCACCCGCACCCCGTGCGGCAAATAG
- the rfaE2 gene encoding D-glycero-beta-D-manno-heptose 1-phosphate adenylyltransferase, which yields MSLPENSKLMSIRTFLKRKADFKPGHKLVFTNGCFDILHPGHVDLLTRARALGDSLILGLNSDESVRMLGKGDDRPLNPQEDRAFVLAALACVDYIVIFHESTPLELIKACRPQILVKGGDWPVDQIVGGDVVEKAGGKVHSLKLLEGYSTTSFLEKVRG from the coding sequence ATGTCTTTACCGGAAAATTCCAAACTCATGAGCATCCGCACTTTCCTGAAAAGGAAGGCGGACTTCAAGCCCGGCCACAAGCTGGTCTTCACCAACGGCTGCTTCGATATCCTGCATCCCGGCCACGTGGACCTGCTCACCCGCGCCCGTGCGCTCGGCGACTCCCTCATCCTCGGGCTGAACTCCGACGAGTCCGTCAGGATGCTCGGCAAGGGCGATGACCGCCCTCTCAATCCCCAGGAAGACCGCGCCTTTGTCCTGGCAGCGCTCGCCTGCGTGGATTACATCGTCATCTTCCACGAATCCACTCCGTTGGAACTCATCAAGGCCTGCCGCCCCCAAATCCTGGTCAAGGGCGGCGACTGGCCGGTTGACCAGATCGTGGGCGGGGACGTGGTCGAAAAAGCGGGCGGCAAGGTGCACAGTTTGAAATTGCTTGAAGGCTATTCCACGACCAGCTTTCTGGAGAAGGTGCGGGGCTAG
- a CDS encoding glycosyltransferase: MPDRFNVDMHVHSKFSTRPSQWILQKIGCPESFTEPIDLYNIACARGMDMVTITDHNTIAGALEIAHLPNTFVSEEITTYFPEDKCKLHVLAYGISEVQHQDIQRHRENVFDLVPYLREQNIVHVLAHPLFAVNDRLTPAHFEQSLLLFDLFEENGTRDARQNQTLRDIVTRLTPMDMERLANTHKTAPWGDTPWEKGLTGGSDDHSSLNIARMFTAFTGQPTLTNVLKGLRSHTCKPAGTAATPRTMAHNLYGIGYQFYRSRIGNMSPEVSEHLCFRFIKSALSPGQEAKPSLSTLLQRIIGRGKATLYREYGPTDSVQDMLLKEASDIIAHDPTLMRIARGQMDDVVTLEKEWARFVSLAANRVLSQFADRTLNSVLGANLFDVFHSVGSAGSLYALLAPYFVGYDLFSTERRFSRDCLARFRKRNRQQPDDDLKIAHFTDTFDEVNGVARTIRQQLEMVARHGKDMTVITCGAKADVPGAVSFEPVGRFSVPEYPEITLAYPPFLDMLTHCFEQEYDCILAATPGPVGLAALAISKILKLPFHGTYHTAFPEYVGAFTEDAGLEEGCWKYMSWFYNQMQVIYAPSEATRFELTDRGIDPGKIVTYPRGVDTDRFHPAKRNGFFNRFDVGSRTKLLYVGRVSVEKGLDVLTEAFQKAAKMRDGLQLIVVGDGPYLQEMQRTLRNAPATFTGVLKGESLAQAYASSDLFVFPSATDTFGNVVLEAQASGLPVIVTDKGGPAENVLPNETGLIVPANDPDSLLRAIIHMVDTPERIEYMRLRARSHVENRTFDATFLKTWEIFGSHVAA, from the coding sequence ATGCCGGATCGGTTCAACGTGGACATGCATGTCCACTCAAAGTTTTCCACCCGTCCTTCCCAGTGGATACTGCAAAAGATCGGCTGCCCGGAAAGCTTCACCGAACCGATCGATCTCTACAACATCGCCTGCGCGCGCGGCATGGACATGGTCACCATCACCGACCACAACACCATTGCCGGTGCGCTTGAGATCGCCCACCTGCCGAACACCTTTGTCAGCGAGGAAATCACCACCTACTTCCCCGAGGACAAATGCAAGCTGCACGTGCTCGCCTACGGCATCAGCGAAGTGCAGCACCAAGATATCCAGCGGCACAGGGAAAACGTGTTCGACCTAGTGCCCTATCTCCGGGAGCAAAACATCGTCCATGTCCTGGCCCACCCGCTCTTTGCCGTCAACGACCGGCTGACCCCCGCCCACTTCGAGCAATCGCTGCTGCTTTTCGACCTCTTCGAGGAGAACGGCACCCGCGATGCCCGTCAGAACCAGACCCTGCGAGACATCGTCACCCGGCTCACGCCCATGGACATGGAGCGTTTGGCCAACACCCACAAGACAGCCCCCTGGGGCGACACCCCGTGGGAAAAAGGACTGACCGGCGGTTCCGACGACCACAGTTCACTGAACATCGCCCGAATGTTCACCGCATTCACCGGGCAGCCCACCCTGACCAATGTGCTCAAGGGCCTGCGCAGCCACACCTGCAAACCCGCTGGCACGGCCGCCACGCCCCGGACCATGGCCCACAACCTCTACGGCATCGGCTACCAGTTCTACCGCTCCCGCATCGGCAACATGAGCCCGGAAGTCTCCGAGCACCTCTGCTTCAGATTCATCAAGTCCGCCCTTTCCCCCGGCCAGGAAGCCAAGCCCTCGCTATCCACCCTCCTGCAACGCATCATCGGGCGCGGCAAGGCCACCCTGTACCGGGAGTACGGTCCCACCGACTCGGTGCAGGACATGCTCCTCAAGGAGGCGTCCGACATCATCGCCCACGACCCCACCCTGATGCGCATCGCCCGGGGACAGATGGACGACGTGGTCACCCTGGAAAAGGAGTGGGCGCGGTTCGTGTCCCTGGCCGCCAATCGGGTGCTCTCGCAGTTCGCGGACCGGACCCTGAACTCGGTACTCGGCGCAAACCTGTTCGACGTATTCCACTCGGTCGGCTCGGCAGGTTCGCTCTACGCCCTGCTCGCCCCCTATTTCGTCGGATACGACCTTTTCTCCACGGAGAGGAGATTTTCCCGGGATTGCCTGGCCCGGTTCCGCAAGCGCAACAGGCAACAGCCCGATGACGATCTCAAGATCGCCCATTTCACCGACACCTTCGACGAGGTCAACGGCGTAGCCCGAACCATCCGGCAGCAGCTCGAAATGGTGGCCCGCCACGGCAAGGACATGACCGTGATCACCTGCGGGGCCAAGGCGGATGTGCCCGGCGCGGTCTCCTTCGAACCCGTGGGCCGGTTCTCCGTGCCGGAATACCCCGAAATCACCCTGGCCTACCCACCCTTCCTGGACATGCTCACCCACTGCTTCGAACAGGAATACGACTGCATCCTGGCGGCCACTCCCGGGCCGGTCGGACTGGCGGCCCTGGCCATCTCCAAGATTCTCAAGCTCCCCTTCCACGGCACCTATCACACCGCCTTTCCCGAATACGTGGGCGCGTTCACCGAGGACGCCGGTCTTGAAGAAGGCTGCTGGAAATACATGAGCTGGTTCTACAACCAGATGCAGGTCATCTATGCGCCTTCAGAGGCCACCCGCTTCGAGCTGACCGACCGGGGCATCGATCCAGGCAAGATCGTCACCTACCCGCGCGGCGTTGACACGGACCGGTTCCACCCGGCCAAACGCAACGGCTTTTTCAACCGATTCGATGTGGGCTCCCGGACCAAACTCCTTTACGTGGGCCGGGTCTCCGTGGAAAAAGGCCTCGATGTCCTGACCGAAGCCTTCCAGAAGGCCGCCAAGATGCGCGACGGCCTGCAACTGATCGTGGTGGGCGACGGCCCCTATCTCCAGGAAATGCAGCGCACACTCCGCAACGCCCCGGCCACCTTCACCGGCGTACTCAAGGGCGAATCCCTGGCCCAGGCCTATGCCAGCTCCGACCTGTTCGTATTCCCCTCGGCCACGGACACCTTCGGCAACGTGGTCCTTGAAGCCCAGGCATCGGGCCTGCCCGTCATCGTCACGGACAAGGGCGGCCCGGCCGAAAACGTGCTCCCCAACGAAACCGGACTCATCGTCCCTGCCAACGATCCCGACTCCCTGCTCCGGGCCATCATCCACATGGTCGATACTCCTGAACGAATTGAATACATGCGGCTCAGGGCGCGGAGTCATGTTGAGAACCGGACCTTCGACGCCACCTTCTTGAAGACCTGGGAGATATTCGGTTCGCACGTCGCCGCATAG
- a CDS encoding TraR/DksA family transcriptional regulator, with amino-acid sequence MTETQLKEIRTHLMQGLNNVTGHSSIDIPVVENCPDDTDFAAQLAQHGLNVAMQRRRVARIRELETALKRLTETDYGMCEECGDHIGVARLKANPSARLCVHCQSEAEDGLTRRCA; translated from the coding sequence ATGACCGAGACACAACTCAAGGAAATCAGGACCCACCTCATGCAGGGATTGAACAACGTCACAGGACACTCTTCCATTGATATTCCCGTAGTGGAAAACTGCCCGGACGACACGGATTTCGCAGCTCAACTGGCCCAGCACGGCCTGAACGTTGCCATGCAGCGCCGCCGCGTGGCCCGCATCCGCGAATTGGAAACGGCGCTGAAACGGCTCACGGAAACGGACTACGGCATGTGCGAGGAATGCGGCGATCACATCGGCGTGGCCCGGCTCAAGGCCAACCCCTCGGCCCGGCTGTGCGTCCATTGCCAGTCCGAGGCCGAAGACGGCCTGACCCGCCGCTGCGCATAA